CTTAATGCCCAGCTGCTCGGCTTTTTCACGGCTCATCAACAGCACGGCGGCCGCGCCGTCGTTCAGGGTAGAGGCGTTGGCGGCTGTTACCGAGCCTTCTTTGGTGAAAGCGGGCTTCAGGGTAGCAAACTTGGCAAAGTCGGCCTTGGTATACTCCTCGTCGTCTTCCACCACCGTGGATTTACCGCGCACGGTTACCGTTACGGGCACAATCTCATCCTTCTTTTTGCCGGCTTTGGCCGCGTTGGCGCTGCGGGTGTACGACTCCTGCGCAAAAGCATCCTGCTCCTCGCGGGTGATGTTCATTTCCTTGGCCGTGTTATCGGCCGCGTTGCCCATGGCATAGTCGTGGTAAGGGTCCCACAAACCGTCGCGCACCAGGCCGTCAATCATCTGGCCGTGACCGTACTTGGCACCAAAACGGGCTTTGTCCAGGTAATACGGCACATTCGACATGCTTTCCATGCCACCGGCCAGAATCACATCGGCCTGCCCCAGCATAATAGCCTGGGAGGCATACATAATGGCTTTGCTGCCGGAAGCACACACTTTATTCACGGTAGTGCACTCCACGGTATCGGGCAGGCCGGCTTTCTTGGCCGCCTGGCGGGCCGGAGCCTGGCCCAGGTTGGCCGAAATAACGTTGCCCATAATAACCTGCTGCACTTCTTTCGCATCAACGCCGGCTTTCTCCAGCGCGCCTTTCAGGGCAATGGCGCCCAGATCAGTAGCTGAAAGCGAAGCCAGGCTGCCGCCAAATGAGCCAATGGGCGTACGCACCGCCGCAACAATTACTACTTCTTTGATTTGCATATATAAGGATTGGGTGGGGGTGAGGGAATGCTAGCGCGGCTTCAATGAGTCGCTCCGGCGGATAAAAGTACGCTTCTGCGCCGGCTTAGCCAACGCACCCGTTGACAAGCCCCCGTGCCGGGGCATTGTTTTGCTTTTGGCCGGATGCCAATGTCCCGGCTACCAGGCCGGCTTATCAGAGGCTGGTTTAGGCGCTGTTTTGCGGGGCAGCTGCTGAATGTATTGCTGCTCGGTGGCGCGCAGCGCGTCCAGAATCTGCCGGGCCTGCGCCGGATTTAGCTGCATTTGCTGTAGCCGCGCCCGCTGGGTTTTCATCTGAGTGGCGTCATCGGAGGCGTTTTCGCCGCTGGCCCCGACACCCGTTTTGCCAGGTGCGTCAGCGGAGCTTAGCCCGCGGGTATCGCCGGGCTGCTGTCCCTGCGCCATTTGCTTTTCAGGGCCCGTGCCGGGCTTCACGCTGCCATCTGCCCCGGCCCCAGCCGGGTTGCCGGGCTGCTGCGCATTGGGCTGGCCTTGCGTGTTGGGACGAGACTGAGGCGGCTGCTTTGGGTTATCTGGCTGATTGGTATCATCCACTTCACCGCGCCGGTCCTGTCCGGGCTTTGGCTTGGGTTGCTGGCTGGGCTGTTTGTCGTCGGCCTTCTGGTCGGCGGGGGGCTTAGGTTTCGAAGCCTCCGGCTTCTCCTTATCCGCGGGGGGAATAGTGGGGTCCGGCTGGCGTTTCAGGTACCGGCTCACTAGCTCATAGTCGTAGCGGGCCGCGGTATTGCTTGGGTTGGCTACCAGCGCCAGCCGCAGCAGGCGCACGGCCTGAGCATAGTCGCCTCTTTGGGCACTCAGCACGCCCAACTGCTGATGCGCCACGCTGCGCACCTGAGAAGCCGGGCTGGATAGCAGCCGGCTGTAGTAGGCGCGGGCGGCCGGCAATTGCCCCGCCCGGGCGCTGGCATGGGCCAGATTCAGAAGAATAGCTTCTGTGGAGCGAGAATCTTTTTCCGCCGCAATTGCCCGCCGGAACTCCTGCGCGGCCCGTACAAAATCTTGGCGGGCAAAGGCCTGCGTGCCCACCCGCACGGCTTCGTTACGGTCGTGCACCCACATTAGGCTGCGCCAGCTGCCCAGGAGCACCAGCAGAAAAAGCAGAGGTGCTCTCATGGCCGAATCACTCTCACCGTTACTATCACATCCAGCATCATAAGGGCTAATGCCAGCAATAAAGGGTAGCGGTATCGGTTATCGGCTACTGAAACCGTGCGCACCTGTTCGGCCTTGCCTTCTACGCGGTTCAGCGCATTCACCAGCTGCGGAAACTCATTGCGCTGGTCGCTCAGCTCAAAGTATTGCCCTTCAGCTTGCGTAGCCAGCCGGCGGAGCACGGTGGGCTGCAGCTGAGTTACGGCATCCCGGCCTTTGGCATCCCGCACAAAGCCACCGCCCTCCCTGGGTATACGGCTGCCTTCTACCGTGCCTACGCCCACGGTAAACAGATGCACACCGGTGCGGGCAAGCTCCCTCAGCACGGGCTCCAGGTTCTCCCCAAAATCCTCGCCGTCGCTCACCAGTACCAGGGTTAGCGCGCGGGGTGGGGTGCCCTGAGTACGCGGATTTGCGGTAAAGCGCCGCAGAGCCAGCTGTAGCGCCGGGGCCAGATCCGTGCTGCCTCCGGGTACTAGGTTGGTTTGCAGAGTTGAGAGAAACAGCTGCAAAGCGCCCTGGTCGTAGGTGAGGGGGCACTGCACAAAGGCGCTGTTTGAAAATACAATGAGTCCGATACGGTCGGCCTGGAAGCGGCTGACCAGGCGGGAAAGCTCGGCGCGGGCTTTTTGCAGGCGGGTAGGGGCCACATCCGAAGCATCCATGGAGCGCGACAAATCCACCAGCAGCCAGACATCCTTGCCGGCGGTGCGCACTGCCTGTTTGGTAGTACCATAGGCAGGCCCCAGCAGCGCTATCAGTAGCAAGGCAAAGTAAGCCAGGCGCAAAGGCAGCTTCCAGGCCAGGCGCCAGCCCCGCTGCCCAAAGGGTGCGGCCAGCCGACGGGTGCGCAAAACAAATCCGGTGTAGAGCACTACCACCAACCCAATGGCCACCACCTCCGGCCATCCTAAAGGATAGGCCCAATTCATATACGTACTAAGGTAAGCTGCACCATTGCGGCAAATATAACAGCCTGATTGTGGCCGCAGAAGGAATATCTGCGGTAGATATTTTCAACCAAAGTATTGGTTTCTGTTACCTAGTCGTATATTTGTGCACTCTTTAACCGGAAGAGACTCATATCTGGAGAGATGGGTGAGTGGCTGAAACCAGTAGTTTGCTAAACTGCCGTAGCTCTAAAGGCTACCGGGGGTTCGAATCCCCCTCTCTCCGCACCATGTGTAGTTCAGGATTCTGACACCAGATTTCTGAATTTTTTTCGGGGTGTAGCGTAGCCCGGTATCGCGCCTGCTTTGGGAGCAGGAGGCCGCAGGTTCGAATCCTGCCACCCCGACCCTTCGAATAGCCGTCAGCCCACCTTTGGGGCGGGCGGCTATTTGTTTTTGACCCCGTAGCTCAGCTGGATAGAGCAGCTGCCTTCTAAGCAGCCGGTCTTTGGTTCGAATCCAAACGGGGCCACTTTATAATCAGCCACTTAGCAGGATTGCTGGGTGGCTTTTTTGTTGGTGGTGCCCACGGTGGTGCCTGCATTTAATTCCTAGTACTTCGTAGAAATGGAAAAGCAGGTGTAGTATGATGGGTGCTTAAATCCTGGTTGGCAGGTAAATGCCTTTAGTAGGAATCAGCGGGTAAACTTCTCGCGGCGGACAGTAGCGGCCAGGGCCTGCGTATCGGCATCAGCCGGATTGTAGAGCGCCATGAGGTCTTCCAGACCTTGGTCGCCATCAATATACTTTTGCAAAGCCTCCAGCACCTGGGGGCTGGGCGCCGCTCCGGCTATGGTAGCAATGGCCACTCCCCAAGTAACGTGGCTCTGCCGCTTCAGGCGAGCCTGCAGCTCCGCCGGCGGCAGATCAGGTGGAAAGGGAGTGAATTCAGGAGAAGCCATTTACTGGGGCAAAAGACAAGTCTGGCTTCTACGCAAAGTATCAGATGCGGGTTTTGCCCAGGCCCCACCATGGCCGGTCATCGGCAGATGCGTCATCGGCGTTTCGTATCTGGCTTAGTTGGTTTTACCTCGCATCCGGGCTATAGCCGCTGAGAGCATGCGTATCCTTTAAAAACCGAGCAGCCTGCATGATTCATAGCGCTGTCCGCTACGAGCCATGCAGGCTGCTCTACTATAATTAATCTAACATATAAAACGGATAATTATAGGTAGGGATAAGGATAGTGTTATGCGCGTAAATGGCTAGTAATAAGCAGGATAAAGCCAAGGTATTCAAGTGTCGAGGGATGAATGCAGGGACATTTATGAGGCATATTCCGGCACAGGCCATCTGCAAAAACGGAGCTAAAAATGACAGGCACCAGACCCATTAGGAGAAGCATCCTCTCGGATAGCTCCAGAATATTGCAGGGATTTAAAGCAACGGTCAGGAAGACACTAAGGGCTTAGTGGGGTGGCTAGCTGACAGTCAGCAAGGCAGACTGCGAAGGAACAGCGGAGGCATGCGGCAGATAATACACCTCGTTCAGCAGCCAGGCATCACTCCCGATACGCACACGAATCAGAGAATAGGTTTTGGTAACTCCGGAAACCGAATCAGTTAATTGCAGGAGTAGGCGGCCGGTTTGTAAGGCCTGTTTAAGTTGTGAACAAGCGCTGCTTTCCGCGCTGGTGCCCGGAATTTTGCAACGACCTGTAACGGCGGCATCCACCAGGTCAGGGGCATTTGCTGCCTGCACTTGCTGCCATATACCTTTCACCGGCTTTCCCGCAGGAGTACCGGGCAAAGAGCGGGCAATTTCCCAATGAGCTACATAACGTTTGCGCGCATAAATGGCGAGGTGCAGTAAAGTGCCGGAAGCAGGGCAGGCAAACCAGGCAAAACGGAGATGGTGCATGAATAAGGTATTAGGAAAGCCCTTGGATGAAGCCCAAGGGCTTTCCTCCGGGGTACTGACACAGGCCGATCCACTTAGCAGAGATGCGCGGCGGCGTACGTCAAAATCAGAGCCAGGGGCTTAGGTTAGCGGCCACTGCTGCCCTTGCCGCCGCCATGACTGGCCATACCGCCTTTGCGGCCGGCTTCGCGGGCTTCAGATGAGTTCCATTCATGGCCCCGGCCACTTTCGTGCGAGGCGCGGCCTCCTTCACTGGCTATGCGCCGCTGTTCTTCAGGATCCATGGCGGCAAAGCCGCGGTTGCTGCTGCCTTTGCTGTTATTCTGGGCATTACCACCATTGCCGGCCATACCACCTTTGCGGCCGGCTGCGGCATGCTGCTCTGAGCTGCTGCCACGCGTATTTCCTTTTGAGTTTGGCATAATTGAAAAGCATTAAAGGAAGAATAATTTGTTCTTCCTTAACGCCTTTCCTTCCCGGTATGGTTGCTCATTGAGGCATTTTAATGCCTCAAAACAAGCAAAATACCGACTTTTACTGAGACACAGTAGCGGGTTTTAGCTCATCATCAGGATAAATACTGACCTAAGCCGCGGCTGCGGAAAATACCTTGGGCTATGGTGGAAATAGCGCCTATACAAGCGTCCGGCGCCAGCCTAAAACCTGCTTACTGCCAGCCCGGCAACCGGGCTATTCCGGCTTTTCGTGCTGAATGATGCCCTGCTCCATGGCGTACCGAATGAGCGCCGCGGTGTTCTTGACTTTCGTTTTTTCAATCAGATTTTGCCGGTGGGTTTCTATGGTGCGCCGGCTGGTAAAGAGCTTTTCGGCAATTTCATTGGTGGTCATGCCTTCGGCTATCAGTTGCAGCACTTCCCGCTCCCGAAAAGACAGGCCGCCGGGCTTTTTCTCTACTTCCGGGCTGCTGGTTTCCAGCGTAAGCACTTTGCGCAGCATGGCCAGGCCTACCTCACTGCACAGAAACTGCTTGCCGGCGGCCACGGTATGAATGGCCACAATGATTTCTCCCCGATCAGCATTTTTCAGCACGTAGCCCTGGGCGCCGGCTTCCAGCAGCTGCCCAATGCTCCGCTCATGGCTGATCATGGAGAGAATTAAGATGCGAATCTCGGGAAACTCCTCCCGCAGGCGGGTAGTGGTTTCCAGGCCATCCAGCACCGGCATGTTCATATCCAGCAGTACCACGTCGGTGGGGATATGGGGAAGCTGCGCTAAGAGCTCTTCCCCGTTGTTGGCTTCACCTACTACCTCTACCGATGGCTCCGTGCTTAAGACCGCGCGTAGCCCTTCCCGTACAATGGTGTGGTCATCAACCAAAAAAATCCTGATCATGGCAGTGGGTAAAAATAAGCGGCTTATGCTCAAGGCCAGCGGAAAAGTCGCGGTAGTATCGGCTGGAATAATCATGTACGGTATAACGGGGAGGAAGTGCGGCTAAATGGTATTAAAGGGTAGTGGTAGCTGCAAGGGGATATAAAGGACCGGCCAGCGGCACCTCAATGCAAATACTGGTGCCATGCTCCGGGGTGGAATCAATATGCAGGGTGCCATTTAGCAGTACTACCCGGTCTTGCAGCGTGCGCAGGCCAATGCCCTTGGCTTTGGTTTGCTCCGGTGTAAAGCCGCGTCCGTTATCCGTAACTTCCAGAATAACAGTATTATGCTGCAGGCGTACGTGCATCCAGGCCTCGGTAGCATCGGCGTGTTTCACAATGTTGTTGGCTAGCTCCTGCGCCATGCGGTAAATGGCCAGCTGCAGGGTGAGGTGCAGCGCCGCAGGCAGCGCGGCTACGCGGCAGTTCATGCGGAGCTGGCGAGTGCTGTAGTCGTGGCAAATGTCGCGCAGCACGGCTTCCAGTCCCAGCTCTTTCAGGGCCGTGGGGGTAAGCTGATGGGAGAGGGTGCGGGTTTGGGAAATAGCAGAAGACAGCAAATGCACGGTCTTATGCTTGAGCTCGGTGAAGCGGGCAGCCGTAAGGGGCTGCTCCAGCTGATTGAGATGCAGCTTGGTGGCATACAGCAGCTGGCCCAGGCCATTATGCAGATCTTCGGCTATGCGGCGGCGCTCAGTTTCCTGGGCCTCCAGCACCGCATTTACCAGGTGTTTCTGCTGGGCCAGCTTGCTGGCCTCGGCTTGCTTGCGGGCCGTAATATCCTCGGCGCTGGTTACCAGCAGGTCCCCAATCCGGCGGGCGGTTATCCGATACCAGCCCGGCGCTCCTTCGCCCGGATAATACTGCTCCATGTCCAGGGGCTCACCGGTTTTCATCACCCGTGTAAAGTGGTCGAAAATTCCGGTTTCTCTCACGCTGGGGTACAGCTCGGTGTAGCGCATGCCCACCAGGTTTTTATCGGGTTGCCGGTCGCGGGTGGCTTTGTTTACTACCACGTATTGATAGTCAGTCAGTGCGGAGCCTTCGTACAGGGGCTGCAGCACCGCAAACGCCATGGTAGAAACATCGAAGGCACTTTGCAGCAGCTCCTGGCTTTCGCGCAGCTGCAGCTCGGTTTGTTTGCGCTCGGTAATATCAGTGGTGGTAATTCCCACGCCGTCCTCCAGCTTTACCAGCGACAGATTATACCAGCCATTAAACTGCTCATGCCGATATTCAATATCAAACTGGGCGGGCACACCGGTTTCCGTAACCGTAACAAAGCGCTCAAACAGGCCGGTAGGCAGCACCGCCGGATGGTGCTCCAGAAGCCTTTCCCCAATCACCGGCCCAAAAGATTGCAGGCTAAGCGAGTTTAGCACCCGCCAGCGGAAATCAATAATGTGGCCCTGCGCATCGCGCACCGCCTGCAACACCTGAATCATGTTGCGCGAGCTGTCCAGAATGGCCTGCAGAAACTGTTGGTTTTGCTGAATTTCGGTTTCGGCCTGCTTTAGCTCCGTAATCTCGCGGGCAATGGCCAGTACCGTGTCTACTTTTCCGTCTACAAACTCGGGTACCAGCCGGGAGAAATAATGCTTGGTATCGGTAGCGGTAGGCACGCTGTTGTAATGTTCCTGGGGCTCTTGGCTGGCAAACGTGCGGCGTAGGCTGGCCATCCACGGCCCGGCAATGGTGCTGGGGTGCCCCATTTCCAGGTTGGTTTTTCCCAGCAGGGAGAGCAGAGATTGTCCGGACTTTTCTACCAGGGCTTTATTGGCGAATACCAGGCGCAGATTCTGGTCCCAGCGCGTAATTACGTCCGGGGTATTATTGGTGAGGGTGCGGTACTGAATTTCCTGCTGCTTGAAGGCCGTTACATCGTGGGCATATACAAGCAGGCCCCCGGCATACGGAGCCGTGGAAACCTGGAGCCAGAGCTTGCGGTGCGGAAGCTGAAACTGGCCTTCCATGCTGCCGCCCTGCGTAATGGCCTGCTGCAGGCCCTGCAGCAGCTCGGCGGGAAATTCGGCAGGTGGGTTTTGCCAGAGCTGCCGCCCCAGAAAGTCAGCCGCCGGAATCCCCCATACTTCTTCTGCCTTGGAATTGATGAGCGTAAACGCACCCGCCACATCCAAAGCAAACACTCCCCAGGGCATAGTGCTACACAGCTGCGCCATGGCATCCGGCGGGAACCCGTGGCCCGGTGCGCTTACTGTAGTTTCTGAACTAGAAGAGCTACCATCCTGCTGCATGGTCTCAGCGAAAAAGAAGAAAAAGGGGACTAAGCCTTAAAGTTCCTGTTTTCTTAGCAGGAAGGAACTCAGGCAAGCTTTCCGCCCGGAACTGCCAATTACCGCTGCCCCGAACTG
The Hymenobacter sp. DG25B genome window above contains:
- a CDS encoding acetyl-CoA C-acyltransferase — its product is MQIKEVVIVAAVRTPIGSFGGSLASLSATDLGAIALKGALEKAGVDAKEVQQVIMGNVISANLGQAPARQAAKKAGLPDTVECTTVNKVCASGSKAIMYASQAIMLGQADVILAGGMESMSNVPYYLDKARFGAKYGHGQMIDGLVRDGLWDPYHDYAMGNAADNTAKEMNITREEQDAFAQESYTRSANAAKAGKKKDEIVPVTVTVRGKSTVVEDDEEYTKADFAKFATLKPAFTKEGSVTAANASTLNDGAAAVLLMSREKAEQLGIKPLAIIRGFADAEQAPEWFTTTPSLAIPKALKNAGLDAKDVDFYEINEAFSVVSLANNKLLNLEGTKVNVYGGAVSLGHPLGASGARIVTTLLNVLQNEGGKIGVTGICNGGGGASSIVLEKI
- a CDS encoding tetratricopeptide repeat protein is translated as MRAPLLFLLVLLGSWRSLMWVHDRNEAVRVGTQAFARQDFVRAAQEFRRAIAAEKDSRSTEAILLNLAHASARAGQLPAARAYYSRLLSSPASQVRSVAHQQLGVLSAQRGDYAQAVRLLRLALVANPSNTAARYDYELVSRYLKRQPDPTIPPADKEKPEASKPKPPADQKADDKQPSQQPKPKPGQDRRGEVDDTNQPDNPKQPPQSRPNTQGQPNAQQPGNPAGAGADGSVKPGTGPEKQMAQGQQPGDTRGLSSADAPGKTGVGASGENASDDATQMKTQRARLQQMQLNPAQARQILDALRATEQQYIQQLPRKTAPKPASDKPAW
- a CDS encoding vWA domain-containing protein; translated protein: MNWAYPLGWPEVVAIGLVVVLYTGFVLRTRRLAAPFGQRGWRLAWKLPLRLAYFALLLIALLGPAYGTTKQAVRTAGKDVWLLVDLSRSMDASDVAPTRLQKARAELSRLVSRFQADRIGLIVFSNSAFVQCPLTYDQGALQLFLSTLQTNLVPGGSTDLAPALQLALRRFTANPRTQGTPPRALTLVLVSDGEDFGENLEPVLRELARTGVHLFTVGVGTVEGSRIPREGGGFVRDAKGRDAVTQLQPTVLRRLATQAEGQYFELSDQRNEFPQLVNALNRVEGKAEQVRTVSVADNRYRYPLLLALALMMLDVIVTVRVIRP
- a CDS encoding KGG domain-containing protein; its protein translation is MPNSKGNTRGSSSEQHAAAGRKGGMAGNGGNAQNNSKGSSNRGFAAMDPEEQRRIASEGGRASHESGRGHEWNSSEAREAGRKGGMASHGGGKGSSGR
- a CDS encoding response regulator, coding for MIRIFLVDDHTIVREGLRAVLSTEPSVEVVGEANNGEELLAQLPHIPTDVVLLDMNMPVLDGLETTTRLREEFPEIRILILSMISHERSIGQLLEAGAQGYVLKNADRGEIIVAIHTVAAGKQFLCSEVGLAMLRKVLTLETSSPEVEKKPGGLSFREREVLQLIAEGMTTNEIAEKLFTSRRTIETHRQNLIEKTKVKNTAALIRYAMEQGIIQHEKPE
- a CDS encoding PAS domain-containing protein, whose product is MPWGVFALDVAGAFTLINSKAEEVWGIPAADFLGRQLWQNPPAEFPAELLQGLQQAITQGGSMEGQFQLPHRKLWLQVSTAPYAGGLLVYAHDVTAFKQQEIQYRTLTNNTPDVITRWDQNLRLVFANKALVEKSGQSLLSLLGKTNLEMGHPSTIAGPWMASLRRTFASQEPQEHYNSVPTATDTKHYFSRLVPEFVDGKVDTVLAIAREITELKQAETEIQQNQQFLQAILDSSRNMIQVLQAVRDAQGHIIDFRWRVLNSLSLQSFGPVIGERLLEHHPAVLPTGLFERFVTVTETGVPAQFDIEYRHEQFNGWYNLSLVKLEDGVGITTTDITERKQTELQLRESQELLQSAFDVSTMAFAVLQPLYEGSALTDYQYVVVNKATRDRQPDKNLVGMRYTELYPSVRETGIFDHFTRVMKTGEPLDMEQYYPGEGAPGWYRITARRIGDLLVTSAEDITARKQAEASKLAQQKHLVNAVLEAQETERRRIAEDLHNGLGQLLYATKLHLNQLEQPLTAARFTELKHKTVHLLSSAISQTRTLSHQLTPTALKELGLEAVLRDICHDYSTRQLRMNCRVAALPAALHLTLQLAIYRMAQELANNIVKHADATEAWMHVRLQHNTVILEVTDNGRGFTPEQTKAKGIGLRTLQDRVVLLNGTLHIDSTPEHGTSICIEVPLAGPLYPLAATTTL